A part of Gossypium hirsutum isolate 1008001.06 chromosome A07, Gossypium_hirsutum_v2.1, whole genome shotgun sequence genomic DNA contains:
- the LOC107936614 gene encoding probable L-type lectin-domain containing receptor kinase S.5, translating to MKIQVLWLIGFLILHSMATITAKTQTLRTISYQFGPFDSSYYNTFAVMKPATISNDALQVTPDSIGNYSLNHRSGRIFFNRTFKLWDGDIKVASFNTSFLINVFRVNNSVPGEGVAFLIAPDTAIPPNSSGEYLGLTNSSSDGLPSNHLVAIELDTLKQDFDPDDNHIGLNINSIRSNKTVSLSKFNIQIAPNGTKFYVVWIEYYNKSLQVYMAEQAQPSSPTPSKPVVPVLNTDIDLSTFVKQYSYFGFSGSTGDHVQLNCVLKWNLTVEILPGQNKRNWFKIGLAIGVPLLLIFLLGIAGLSYYSYKKWKARSDPNILGALKSLPGTPREFKFRDLKRATNNFDDKHKLGQGGFGVVFKGLLQKENLEIAVKKFSRDIKGKDDFLAELTIINRLRHKHLVPLLGWCHKNGMLLLVYDYMPNGSLDAHIFCGPEKTTLNWNLRYKIISGVASALHYLHNEYDQKVVHRDLKASNIMLDSNFNARLGDFGLARAIENEKTSYAELEGVPGTMGYIAPECFHTAKATRESDVYGFGAVLLEVVCGQRPWTKIGEFQLLVDWVWWLHRERRILEAVDERLGNDYIVEEAERLLLLGLACSHPNASERPKTQVILQILSGSMAVPHVPPFKPAFILASMPGPDSFSISSSLTNTADITPVSSGWTPHYINRDVHGGEFSDASSLM from the exons ATGAAGATTCAAGTGTTATGGCTTATTGGGTTCTTGATTTTACATTCAATGGCGACTATAACAGCAAAAACGCAGACCCTAAGAACAATAAGCTACCAGTTTGGTCCATTCGACAGCTCTTATTACAACACTTTTGCTGTAATGAAACCAGCTACAATCAGCAACGATGCTCTTCAAGTCACACCTGATTCCATTGGTAACTATAGTCTCAATCACAGGTCTGGTCGAATCTTCTTCAACCGAACATTCAAACTTTGGGATGGAGATATAAAGGTAGCTTCATTTAATACCTCTTTTCTTATCAATGTTTTCCGAGTTAATAACTCAGTTCCCGGTGAAGGTGTTGCTTTTTTAATTGCCCCCGATACCGCCATTCCACCTAACAGTTCCGGCGAGTATTTAGGATTAACAAACTCATCCAGTGATGGATTACCGTCCAACCACCTCGTAGCCATCGAATTGGATACATTGAAACAAGATTTCGATCCAGATGATAATCATATTGGTCTTAACATCAATAGTATCCGTTCTAACAAGACGGTCTCTTTGTCTAAATTCAACATCCAAATTGCTCCAAATGGAACCAAATTTTACGTTGTTTGGATCGAATATTACAACAAGTCGTTACAAGTTTACATGGCGGAACAAGCACAACCTTCTTCACCAACACCATCCAAGCCAGTCGTGCCAGTTTTGAACACTGATATCGATCTCAGTACCTTCGTCAAACAATACTCGTATTTTGGTTTTTCAGGATCGACAGGAGACCATGTTCAGCTCAACTGTGTGCTCAAATGGAACTTGACAGTCGAAATCCTTCCCggacaaaacaaaagaaattggTTCAAGATCGGGTTAGCAATTGGTGTCCCATTGTTACTTATTTTCTTACTTGGAATTGCTGGATTAAGTTATTATTCTTACAAGAAATGGAAGGCTAGATCTGATCCTAATATATTAGGAGCACTCAAGAGTCTTCCGGGGACACCAAGAGAGTTCAAGTTCAGAGATCTTAAAAGAGCAACCAACAATTTCGACGATAAACACAAgctcggccaaggtggatttggTGTCGTCTTTAAAGGGTTGTTACAGAAGGAGAATCTTGAAATTGCAGTGAAGAAATTTTCCAGAGACATTAAAGGAAAAGATGATTTCTTGGCTGAACTTACCATCATCAACCGGTTACGCCACAAGCATCTTGTCCCATTATTAG GATGGTGTCATAAAAATGGTATGCTGCTATTAGTCTATGATTATATGCCAAATGGTAGCTTAGATGCTCATATCTTTTGTGGACCGGAGAAGACTACTCTCAATTGGAATTTAAGGTACAAAATTATATCAGGGGTAGCCTCAGCTCTACACTACCTTCACAATGAATATGACCAAAAAGTCGTACACCGTGACCTCAAAGCCAGCAACATCATGTTGGATTCCAATTTCAACGCTCGGTTAGGCGATTTTGGGTTGGCACGAGCCATAGAAAACGAGAAAACGTCATATGCCGAGCTTGAAGGAGTGCCTGGCACCATGGGGTACATTGCCCCCGAGTGTTTCCACACAGCAAAGGCCACTAGGGAGTCTGATGTGTACGGATTCGGTGCGGTGTTACTAGAAGTAGTGTGCGGCCAACGTCCGTGGACCAAAATAGGCGAGTTCCAACTATTGGTGGATTGGGTTTGGTGGCTACATAGAGAAAGGAGGATACTTGAGGCAGTCGATGAAAGGCTAGGCAACGACTACATAGTTGAAGAAGCCGAGAGATTGTTATTACTCGGTCTCGCATGTTCGCATCCTAATGCAAGTGAAAGGCCTAAAACTCAAGTCATTCTTCAAATACTATCGGGGTCTATGGCCGTACCCCACGTTCCCCCGTTCAAGCCGGCATTTATTTTGGCTTCGATGCCGGGACCGGATAGTTTCAGCATCTCAAGCAGCTTGACGAACACGGCCGATATCACTCCGGTCTCGTCGGGATGGACTCCacattatattaatagagatgtCCATGGTGGTGAATTCAGTGATGCTAGCTCTCTTATGTGA
- the LOC107936612 gene encoding uncharacterized protein At1g66480 has protein sequence MGNSIGGRNKAKVMKIDGETIKLKTPIRVWDVLKDYPTGHVLLDSQTVKHYGIRAKPLEPQESLKPKKIYFLVELPKLADDEVHKAPRRVRSGGIHMSAKDRLECLMLSRRTVSDLSMVRPSSTSMVSDGVRLGGGGGGTSGGGMMTVKMRLPKSQMAKLVEESKDGVEVAEKILDHYIGNGGSGGYDAGNRIHREAPWKPGLGTAGENFKPKREKRVSFIPQEEGEIHLANQL, from the exons ATGGGGAACAGCATAGGAGGAAGAAACAAGGCAAAGGTAATGAAAATCGATGGTGAAACCATCAAATTAAAGACACCAATTCGGGTTTGGGATGTTCTAAAAGATTATCCAACAGGTCATGTTTTATTAGATTCACAAACTGTGAAGCATTATGGGATCCGTGCTAAGCCATTAGAGCCACAAGAGAGCTTGAAACCCAAGAAAATATACTTCTTGGTGGAGCTGCCGAAGCTTGCCGATGATGAAGTTCATAAGGCGCCGAGGAGGGTGCGGTCAGGGGGGATTCATATGAGTGCTAAAGATAGGttagagtgtttgatgttgtcgAGAAGGACGGTGTCGGACCTTTCTATGGTTCGACCGTCGTCGACGAGCATGGTGTCCGATGGGGTTCGActaggtggtggtggtggtggtactTCCGGTGGGGGGATGATGACTGTGAAAATGAGGTTGCCTAAGTCTCAAATGGCTAAGTTGGTGGAAGAGAGCAAAGATGGTGTTGAGGTGGCTGAGAAGATCCTTGATCATTATATCGGAAATGGTGGTAGTGGCGGTTATGATGCCGGTAACCGAATCCACCGTGAAGCACCGTGGAAGCCTGGCCTTGGTACCGCTGGAGAAAACTTTAAGCCCAAACGTGAG AAGAGAGTGAGTTTTATTCCACAAGAAGAAGGTGAAATCCATTTAGCAAATCAATTGTAG